A DNA window from Ahaetulla prasina isolate Xishuangbanna chromosome 7, ASM2864084v1, whole genome shotgun sequence contains the following coding sequences:
- the NOL12 gene encoding nucleolar protein 12 isoform X1, whose protein sequence is MGRKKKGRRDGTATLRRVVSFDEKSRQEFLTGFHKRKVERRKVALEEIKRKLKEEEKKMKEERHKEYMKMLKEREEALKEADELEHLVTSQTESVSYDHPNHTVTVTTISDLDLSGARVLGLTENENTDPEGEDTLNTSTLPKKARDPLLSERISSLTASLHSRTQKKGKRKKINHKQGTKNRAQNTRTGRTSKSQRRKMTGRRRHVQD, encoded by the exons ATGGGTCGCAAGAAGAAGGGCCGGCGCGATGGAACTGCGACGCTCCGGAGGGTCGTGTCTTTCGATGAGAAGAGTCGGCA GGAGTTCTTGACAGGGTTTCACAAACGTAAGGTTGAGAGGAGGAAAGTAGCTTTGGAGGAAATAAAGCGCAAactgaaggaggaagaaaagaaaatgaaggaagAG AGACATAAAGAATACATGAAGAtgttgaaggagagagaagaagccTTAA AGGAAGCTGATGAGTTGGAACATTTAGTGACATCTCAAACAGAATCGGTGAGCTATGATCACCCAAACCATACGGTCACTGTTACTACCATCAGTGACTTGGACCTTTCTGGTGCTCGTGTGCTGGGGCTAACTGAG AATGAAAATACTGACCCGGAAGGAGAAGATACCTTGAATACATCTACATTGCCTAAGAAAGCTAGAGATCCTCTTCTGTCTGAGAG AATTTCTTCCCTCACCGCTTCTCTGCATTCCCGTActcagaaaaagggaaaaaggaaaaagatcaaCCACAAACAAGGAACAAAGAACAGAGCCCAAAACACAAGAACAGGACGAACGAGCAAGTCCCAGCGCCGGAAAATGACAGGCAGGAGGAGGCATGTCCAAGATTGA
- the NOL12 gene encoding nucleolar protein 12 isoform X2: protein MFREFLTGFHKRKVERRKVALEEIKRKLKEEEKKMKEERHKEYMKMLKEREEALKEADELEHLVTSQTESVSYDHPNHTVTVTTISDLDLSGARVLGLTENENTDPEGEDTLNTSTLPKKARDPLLSERISSLTASLHSRTQKKGKRKKINHKQGTKNRAQNTRTGRTSKSQRRKMTGRRRHVQD from the exons ATGTTTCG GGAGTTCTTGACAGGGTTTCACAAACGTAAGGTTGAGAGGAGGAAAGTAGCTTTGGAGGAAATAAAGCGCAAactgaaggaggaagaaaagaaaatgaaggaagAG AGACATAAAGAATACATGAAGAtgttgaaggagagagaagaagccTTAA AGGAAGCTGATGAGTTGGAACATTTAGTGACATCTCAAACAGAATCGGTGAGCTATGATCACCCAAACCATACGGTCACTGTTACTACCATCAGTGACTTGGACCTTTCTGGTGCTCGTGTGCTGGGGCTAACTGAG AATGAAAATACTGACCCGGAAGGAGAAGATACCTTGAATACATCTACATTGCCTAAGAAAGCTAGAGATCCTCTTCTGTCTGAGAG AATTTCTTCCCTCACCGCTTCTCTGCATTCCCGTActcagaaaaagggaaaaaggaaaaagatcaaCCACAAACAAGGAACAAAGAACAGAGCCCAAAACACAAGAACAGGACGAACGAGCAAGTCCCAGCGCCGGAAAATGACAGGCAGGAGGAGGCATGTCCAAGATTGA
- the LOC131201744 gene encoding arf-GAP with dual PH domain-containing protein 1-like isoform X1 has protein sequence MAAEDEKNTNLLQEVWKRKENAMCADCGQPDPCWVSCTLGTFICCECSEIHYKIPNISEIKSIKKNCWKESQIQFLAQHGNALAKATYEAHVPVYYYRPSYSDCQVLREQWIRAKYERKEFLEPKKQVLDSNGLKEGILWKRGRDNELYQPRRFLLSEKERCLRYFVKQDAKEPKIEVKIDTVNAMFQTEKMRHSNGLQITYLKHNKTRNIFVYHEDGKEIVDWFNTIRAVKFHHLKVAFPGASDQELKTRLTRNFLREGYMEKTGPKQKECFKKRWFSLDHRRLMYFKDPLDAFAKGEVFLGNGEQGYNVIKGLPHAMQGRFTWKHGIIIVTPDRKYIFTCKTEKEQEEWKAVFSHVMEQPMTPQEYAIEANFRIKH, from the exons ATGGCTGCAGAAGATGAGAAGAATACAAACCTCCTCCAGGAAGtttggaagagaaaagaaaatgccaTGTGTGCAGATTGCGGGCAACCTG ATCCTTGCTGGGTCTCCTGTACTTTGGGTACTTTCATCTGCTGTGAGTGCTCAGAAATACACTACAAGATCCCTAACATAAGTGAAATTAAATCAATAAAGAAGAATTGCTGGAAAGAAAGCCAGATACAG TTTCTGGCCCAGCACGGGAATGCACTGGCTAAAGCAACGTATGAGGCTCATGTACCTGTTTATTATTACCGCCCATCTTACAGTGACTGTCA AGTCCTGAGAGAACAATGGATACGAGCAAAGTATGAACGGAAGGAATTCCTGGAGCCAAAGAAACAAGTTCTTGATTCCAACG GCCTGAAGGAAGGGATCCTGTGGAAACGAGGCCGTGATAATGAACTATATCAGCCACGCAGATTTCTTCTGTCTGAGAAAGAGAGATGTCTGAGATATTTCGTCAAACAGGAT GCAAAAGAACCCAAAATAGAAGTTAAAATTGACACTGTCAATGCCATGTTCCAGACAGAAAAGATGAGGCATTCCAATGGCTTGCAGATCACTTATCTTAAACATAACAAGACTCGCAACATCTTTGTTTATCATGAAGATGGGAAG GAAATTGTGGACTGGTTCAATACAATCCGTGCTGTAAAATTCCACCACCTTAAAGTTGCTTTTCCTGGAGCTAGTGATCAGGAG ctaAAAACCCGATTGACAAGGAATTTCCTAAGAGAAGGTTATATGGAAAAAACTGGACCCAAG CAGAAGGAATGTTTCAAGAAGCGCTGGTTCAGTTTAGATCACCGAAGGCTGATGTACTTCAAAGATCCTTTG GATGCTTTTGCTAAAGGTGAGGTTTTCCTTGGCAATGGGGAGCAAGGATATAATGTCATAAAAGGATTGCCACATGCCATGCAGGGTAGGTTCACCTGGAAACATGGCATCATTATTGTAACTCCTGACCGCAAGTACATCTTCACCTGTAAAACGGAGAAAGAGCAGGAAGAATGGAAAGCTGTCTTCAGCCATGTGATGGAGCAGCCCATGACACCCCAGGAGTATGCAA ttGAAGCTAATTTCAGGATCAAACATTAA
- the LOC131201744 gene encoding arf-GAP with dual PH domain-containing protein 1-like isoform X2, translated as MRRIQTSSRKFGREKKMPCVQIAGNLFLAQHGNALAKATYEAHVPVYYYRPSYSDCQVLREQWIRAKYERKEFLEPKKQVLDSNGLKEGILWKRGRDNELYQPRRFLLSEKERCLRYFVKQDAKEPKIEVKIDTVNAMFQTEKMRHSNGLQITYLKHNKTRNIFVYHEDGKEIVDWFNTIRAVKFHHLKVAFPGASDQELKTRLTRNFLREGYMEKTGPKQKECFKKRWFSLDHRRLMYFKDPLDAFAKGEVFLGNGEQGYNVIKGLPHAMQGRFTWKHGIIIVTPDRKYIFTCKTEKEQEEWKAVFSHVMEQPMTPQEYAIEANFRIKH; from the exons ATGAGAAGAATACAAACCTCCTCCAGGAAGtttggaagagaaaagaaaatgccaTGTGTGCAGATTGCGGGCAACCTG TTTCTGGCCCAGCACGGGAATGCACTGGCTAAAGCAACGTATGAGGCTCATGTACCTGTTTATTATTACCGCCCATCTTACAGTGACTGTCA AGTCCTGAGAGAACAATGGATACGAGCAAAGTATGAACGGAAGGAATTCCTGGAGCCAAAGAAACAAGTTCTTGATTCCAACG GCCTGAAGGAAGGGATCCTGTGGAAACGAGGCCGTGATAATGAACTATATCAGCCACGCAGATTTCTTCTGTCTGAGAAAGAGAGATGTCTGAGATATTTCGTCAAACAGGAT GCAAAAGAACCCAAAATAGAAGTTAAAATTGACACTGTCAATGCCATGTTCCAGACAGAAAAGATGAGGCATTCCAATGGCTTGCAGATCACTTATCTTAAACATAACAAGACTCGCAACATCTTTGTTTATCATGAAGATGGGAAG GAAATTGTGGACTGGTTCAATACAATCCGTGCTGTAAAATTCCACCACCTTAAAGTTGCTTTTCCTGGAGCTAGTGATCAGGAG ctaAAAACCCGATTGACAAGGAATTTCCTAAGAGAAGGTTATATGGAAAAAACTGGACCCAAG CAGAAGGAATGTTTCAAGAAGCGCTGGTTCAGTTTAGATCACCGAAGGCTGATGTACTTCAAAGATCCTTTG GATGCTTTTGCTAAAGGTGAGGTTTTCCTTGGCAATGGGGAGCAAGGATATAATGTCATAAAAGGATTGCCACATGCCATGCAGGGTAGGTTCACCTGGAAACATGGCATCATTATTGTAACTCCTGACCGCAAGTACATCTTCACCTGTAAAACGGAGAAAGAGCAGGAAGAATGGAAAGCTGTCTTCAGCCATGTGATGGAGCAGCCCATGACACCCCAGGAGTATGCAA ttGAAGCTAATTTCAGGATCAAACATTAA
- the LOC131201745 gene encoding urotensin-2 receptor-like, whose protein sequence is MIVFCRIGVNFGYSVMAELIEEPFWGNFSDEEIDFEEQNSLTGVLGAILLLMCFIGMTGNIYTLVVVFGSMAIRSASCLCVYVINLALADLLYLSTIPFVVCTYFAQDWFFGDAGCRFLLSLDLLTMHASIFLLTAMSLERYWAVTRPLKVRIVGNSYHKVASLAVWLLSLLLTIPMMVMIQQREGGSHKHICFPTWTPDAFRVYLTVLFGTSILTPGLVLAILYSHLAWSYWISTKTMQPQVMGRMLKQKLFTRIFSIIVAYWACFVPFWAWQLAKLYWSMDLEIGPTAQAYLNFGVTCLTYSNSCINPFLYTLLTKNYREYMSTQCEERQGRQYAFFRSQRNAKPQAELVSAAQGVDQIEETEDIH, encoded by the coding sequence ATGATAGTTTTCTGTAGAATTGGAGTGAATTTTGGCTATTCAGTGATGGCGGAACTCATTGAAGAACCATTCTGGGGCAATTTCTCAGATGAAGAAATTGACTTTGAGGAACAGAATTCTCTCACGGGAGTTTTAGGAGCAATCCTCCTCCTGATGTGCTTCATTGGGATGACAGGAAATATCTATACACTGGTGGTGGTGTTTGGCAGCATGGCAATTCGTTCAGCAagctgtttgtgtgtgtatgttattAACCTGGCCTTGGCAGACTTACTCTACCTTTCCACCATCCCCTTTGTGGTTTGTACCTATTTTGCCCAGGATTGGTTCTTTGGAGATGCAGGATGCAGATTTTTGCTTAGCTTGGACTTGCTCACAATGCACGCTAGCATCTTTCTGCTGACAGCCATGAGCTTGGAGCGTTATTGGGCAGTGACCAGACCACTAAAGGTTAGGATTGTTGGGAACAGTTATCATAAGGTTGCCAGCCTTGCCGTGTGGCTTCTGTCATTGTTGCTTACAATACCAATGATGGTCATGATCCAGCAGCGGGAAGGTGGAAGCCATAAACATATTTGCTTTCCCACATGGACACCTGATGCCTTCCGAGTTTACCTCACAGTTCTCTTTGGCACTAGCATCCTAACACCTGGCCTTGTCCTAGCCATATTGTACTCACATCTTGCATGGAGCTATTGGATTTCTACAAAAACTATGCAGCCACAGGTGATGGGCAGAATGTTGAAACAGAAGCTGTTCACCAGGATCTTCAGCATCATTGTGGCTTATTGGGCTTGCTTTGTACCATTCTGGGCCTGGCAGTTAGCCAAATTGTACTGGTCAATGGACTTGGAGATTGGCCCTACTGCTCAGGCTTACCTCAACTTTGGTGTTACCTGCTTGACCTATAGCAACAGTTGCATCAACCCATTCCTTTATACTCTGCTAACAAAAAATTACCGTGAGTACATGTCAACTCAGTGTGAAGAAAGACAAGGCAGACAGTATGCCTTCTTCAGAAGCCAGAGAAATGCAAAACCTCAAGCAGAACTTGTATCTGCAGCACAGGGAGTTGACCAGATTGAAGAAACAGAAGATATCCATTAA